Proteins encoded by one window of Bacteroidia bacterium:
- a CDS encoding 1-acyl-sn-glycerol-3-phosphate acyltransferase, producing the protein MGSIFIGLYRLFVRKPILFAGFVLLVAAVSIAGIKKLNITENIFAILPKGQEFQKFNSLLESKNISDQVVFSLALSKDSNPDEYTDVAEHVKSIIDSVAANFLSDVTAVRPDVQQEVYDYYFSHFPLLIDSNYYSLIERKTKNDSITASIQNNYEKLTNPSGLFIKQFILNDPLNITAEYFKQIGITNNNSKYIVEDGIIFTPGKKAILITGRLNYDNRDAEKNIQLSNQLAAVEKKWNSENSEYRLSHFGTFEIAAQNAVQIKKDTNLTMILSISLIMLILVLYYRKLSIPILFILPAVFGGMLALGAMGFLRPEISAISLATGAIVIGIILDYSFHFFTHLQHTKSIEETLKEITVPLLTGSITTVLALLALNYTNSVVLGDFGLFASMALAGSAFFTLAGLPVIITITRFDYTQHKPVKLFKLPVINPSLVKFAIVAILLITVFFYFEAYNIRFNSDVEALSFHPSALKNKEAELTGINPSTEKKIYLIAASENYESAVDANYKAGTLIKNLTTHDIIKNTVSTADFFIPDSLFKERQENWKQFWKANKERVNNQISYAANTTGFSDNAFAPFHEMIDNNTYQPLSKDLLKTIGLDLMVDSGAKESVFISSFIVSTSQKDSVKALFKNIPNLTVFDRSEMASLLLESVRSDFNYLLYLTAGMVFFTLLIIYGRIELALLAFMPMVISWIWILGISSMFNIEFNFVNIVITTFIFGLGDDFSIFVTDGLLNRYKFKKDNLKSYQAAILLSALTVIVGTGVLYFAKHPAIHSIAALSVIGISCILLISFLIQPFIFKLFVERRIKNGHNPISFLQLFMSVFCFTYFISGCLLFYPILLLISIFPAPVKSKRKVVNFLTSKFAASVLYSGIHVKKKFYNLDQLDFKKPSIIIANHSSFLDIMIMLMLNRKVIIMAKDWVYRSPLFGMVVRYVGYIFSEDGTEENISNIKTKMDEGYSIMIFPEGSRSSDGNLNRFHKGAFYLAEKLNADIQPIMIHGAGDVSPKNEMMVKDGTINVKALPRIYADDLKWGSDYRSRQKSISVYFKEQYKKFKDEREDADYLWRKVYFNYIFKGPVLEWYGRIKWNLEKKNYDFYNSCIGNRLLITDLGCGYGFMDLYLHYKNGERKISALDYDEDKIAIAYNVWNKSDNLQFKSEDITQSEIPPSEVIFLNDVLHYLKTDSQEKVLQKCIQALLPGGIIFIRDGVTDDIKHGNTKFTELLSTKIFSFNKKTSNLNFFSADYIYQFAKKHNLKVAEHKHSQKTSNRLFVLSK; encoded by the coding sequence TTGGGAAGTATTTTTATCGGATTATATCGTTTGTTTGTAAGAAAGCCTATCTTGTTTGCAGGCTTTGTTTTGTTAGTTGCTGCTGTTAGCATTGCAGGAATTAAAAAGCTAAACATCACAGAGAATATATTTGCCATCCTCCCAAAAGGTCAGGAATTTCAGAAATTCAATTCTCTTCTTGAATCAAAAAACATCTCGGATCAGGTTGTGTTTTCTTTAGCTTTATCAAAAGACTCCAATCCGGATGAATATACCGATGTTGCCGAACATGTAAAAAGCATTATTGATTCTGTAGCAGCTAATTTTTTAAGTGACGTAACTGCCGTAAGGCCTGATGTGCAACAGGAGGTTTACGACTATTACTTTTCACATTTCCCTTTGTTGATTGACAGTAATTATTATTCATTGATAGAAAGAAAAACAAAGAATGATTCAATTACTGCTTCTATTCAAAACAATTACGAAAAGCTAACCAATCCATCCGGTTTATTTATCAAACAATTTATTCTGAATGACCCTTTAAATATTACCGCAGAATACTTTAAGCAGATTGGCATAACAAACAACAACAGTAAATATATTGTTGAAGATGGCATCATTTTTACACCAGGAAAAAAAGCTATTCTTATAACAGGCCGTCTGAATTATGACAATCGTGATGCTGAAAAAAATATCCAATTAAGTAACCAACTTGCTGCTGTAGAAAAAAAATGGAATAGTGAAAATTCAGAATACAGGTTATCACACTTCGGCACATTTGAAATTGCAGCTCAAAATGCAGTGCAAATAAAGAAAGACACCAACCTGACAATGATACTTTCCATATCGCTTATCATGCTCATCTTGGTTTTGTATTACAGAAAACTGAGCATTCCAATTCTTTTTATTCTGCCTGCTGTGTTTGGCGGCATGTTGGCACTTGGAGCGATGGGATTTTTACGTCCTGAAATTTCAGCCATTTCATTGGCAACAGGAGCTATTGTTATTGGAATCATACTTGACTATTCATTTCACTTTTTCACACATCTGCAGCACACCAAATCCATTGAGGAGACTTTAAAAGAAATAACTGTGCCGCTGCTTACAGGAAGTATTACAACTGTATTAGCACTCCTTGCCTTAAACTATACCAACTCTGTTGTTTTAGGCGATTTTGGTCTATTCGCATCCATGGCATTAGCTGGTTCAGCATTTTTTACACTTGCAGGATTACCTGTCATAATCACTATCACCCGCTTTGATTACACTCAGCATAAACCTGTCAAATTATTCAAGCTACCGGTAATTAATCCATCATTAGTTAAATTTGCTATTGTTGCCATTCTGCTGATAACTGTGTTTTTTTATTTTGAAGCATATAACATTCGTTTCAACAGCGATGTGGAAGCTTTAAGCTTTCATCCTTCAGCGTTGAAAAATAAAGAAGCTGAACTTACAGGAATAAATCCTTCAACTGAAAAAAAGATTTACTTGATTGCCGCTTCTGAAAATTATGAATCTGCAGTTGACGCAAATTACAAAGCAGGCACTTTAATAAAAAATTTAACTACCCATGACATTATAAAAAACACGGTATCCACAGCCGATTTTTTTATTCCTGATTCGTTGTTTAAAGAACGTCAGGAAAATTGGAAACAATTCTGGAAAGCAAATAAAGAGCGTGTAAATAATCAAATAAGTTATGCTGCAAACACAACGGGCTTTAGTGACAATGCTTTTGCCCCATTTCATGAAATGATAGACAACAACACCTATCAGCCTTTATCTAAAGATTTATTGAAAACAATAGGCTTAGACTTAATGGTAGATTCAGGTGCTAAAGAATCTGTCTTTATTTCATCATTTATAGTATCAACTTCACAAAAGGACTCTGTTAAAGCTTTATTTAAAAATATTCCAAATTTGACCGTTTTTGACCGCAGCGAAATGGCATCATTACTGCTTGAGTCGGTTCGTAGCGACTTTAATTACCTTCTGTATCTCACTGCAGGCATGGTGTTTTTTACATTGCTGATAATTTATGGTCGCATTGAACTTGCTCTACTTGCATTTATGCCAATGGTTATAAGTTGGATTTGGATATTGGGCATTTCATCAATGTTTAATATTGAATTTAACTTTGTGAATATTGTCATCACAACTTTTATTTTCGGTTTGGGTGACGACTTCAGCATTTTTGTTACAGATGGTTTATTAAATCGCTACAAATTCAAGAAAGATAATTTAAAATCTTATCAGGCAGCAATTTTATTATCAGCATTAACAGTAATAGTTGGAACCGGAGTTTTATATTTTGCAAAGCATCCGGCAATACATTCTATTGCTGCACTAAGTGTTATTGGCATAAGCTGTATTTTGCTGATTTCATTTCTTATCCAACCCTTTATTTTTAAGCTTTTTGTTGAACGAAGAATTAAGAATGGGCACAATCCTATTTCATTTCTACAGCTATTCATGTCTGTTTTCTGCTTCACTTATTTTATTTCAGGCTGTCTTTTATTTTATCCTATTTTGTTGCTCATTAGTATTTTTCCTGCACCCGTAAAATCCAAAAGAAAGGTTGTAAATTTTCTGACTTCTAAATTTGCTGCATCAGTTCTGTATTCAGGCATTCATGTAAAAAAGAAATTTTACAATCTTGATCAGCTTGATTTCAAAAAGCCTTCAATTATCATTGCCAACCATTCCTCTTTCCTTGACATAATGATAATGCTTATGTTGAACCGCAAAGTAATTATTATGGCCAAAGACTGGGTTTATCGTTCTCCTTTATTTGGAATGGTGGTACGTTATGTTGGCTATATTTTTTCTGAAGATGGAACAGAAGAGAACATATCCAACATTAAAACTAAAATGGATGAAGGCTATTCCATAATGATTTTTCCTGAAGGCTCTCGTTCTTCTGATGGAAATCTCAATCGTTTTCATAAAGGAGCCTTTTATCTGGCAGAAAAACTAAATGCCGATATTCAACCAATAATGATTCATGGCGCAGGCGATGTTTCACCAAAGAATGAGATGATGGTTAAAGATGGCACCATAAACGTAAAAGCGTTGCCAAGAATATATGCCGATGATTTAAAATGGGGTAGTGATTACAGAAGCAGACAGAAATCCATTTCTGTCTATTTTAAAGAACAATATAAAAAGTTTAAAGACGAGCGCGAAGATGCTGATTACCTCTGGCGTAAAGTCTATTTCAACTACATTTTCAAAGGTCCGGTATTAGAGTGGTATGGCAGGATTAAATGGAACCTCGAAAAGAAAAATTATGACTTTTATAATAGCTGCATTGGAAACAGATTACTGATTACTGACCTTGGTTGTGGTTATGGATTTATGGACTTATATCTTCATTACAAAAATGGTGAAAGAAAAATAAGCGCTTTAGATTATGATGAAGATAAAATTGCAATTGCATATAATGTTTGGAATAAAAGTGACAACTTGCAATTTAAATCTGAAGACATTACACAATCAGAAATTCCACCTTCAGAGGTAATCTTCCTTAATGATGTCTTACATTATTTAAAAACAGATAGTCAGGAAAAAGTATTGCAGAAATGTATCCAAGCCCTGCTGCCAGGTGGAATAATATTTATTCGTGATGGCGTAACCGATGATATAAAACATGGAAACACTAAATTTACAGAGTTATTGTCAACAAAAATATTTTCATTTAATAAAAAAACAAGTAATCTCAATTTCTTCAGTGCTGACTATATTTATCAGTTTGCAAAAAAGCACAACCTGAAAGTGGCAGAACATAAACATTCCCAAAAAACATCAAACCGGCTTTTTGTACTTAGCAAATGA
- the hppD gene encoding 4-hydroxyphenylpyruvate dioxygenase: protein MAEDFLPLNGTDHVELYVGNAKQSAYYYQMAWGYELIAYAGPETGVRDRASYVLQQGKIRLVLTSAMHPDSEITRHVAQHGDGVKFLAIWVDDAEKSFYETMSRGAKAHTQPTVMSDQFGEVKISAIHTYGDTVHKFVERKNYNGAFLPGYSPAKSSVKTTSVGLKHVDHCVGNVELGRMNEWVKFYEDVMGFKLLITFDDSDISTEYSALMSKVVSNGNGYIKFPINEPADGKRKSQIEEYIEFYHGAGVQHVAIATDDIITTVTELRNRGVEFLHVPEVYYEEVWDRVGKINEDVATIKKLNILVDRDDEGYLLQLFTKPVQDRPTVFFEIIQRCGAKSFGKGNFKALFEAIEREQALRGNL, encoded by the coding sequence ATGGCTGAAGATTTTCTTCCTTTGAACGGAACCGACCACGTAGAACTATATGTAGGCAATGCCAAGCAGTCAGCGTATTATTATCAGATGGCTTGGGGCTATGAACTTATAGCTTATGCCGGACCGGAAACAGGTGTTCGTGACAGAGCATCGTATGTATTACAGCAAGGTAAAATCCGACTGGTGCTGACAAGTGCCATGCACCCTGATAGTGAGATTACAAGACATGTAGCACAACATGGTGATGGTGTTAAGTTTTTAGCTATTTGGGTTGATGATGCCGAAAAATCATTCTACGAAACAATGAGCCGAGGTGCAAAAGCGCACACACAGCCTACTGTTATGAGTGATCAATTTGGTGAAGTAAAAATTTCTGCCATTCATACCTATGGCGATACTGTACATAAATTTGTAGAAAGAAAAAATTACAACGGGGCATTTTTGCCGGGATATTCTCCGGCAAAGAGCAGTGTAAAGACAACTTCTGTTGGGCTAAAGCATGTTGATCATTGTGTGGGCAATGTTGAACTGGGACGCATGAATGAGTGGGTTAAATTTTATGAAGATGTGATGGGATTTAAATTGCTTATTACCTTTGATGATAGCGATATTTCAACAGAGTATTCTGCTTTAATGAGTAAGGTGGTTAGCAATGGTAACGGATATATTAAATTCCCGATAAATGAGCCTGCAGATGGCAAACGCAAATCGCAGATTGAAGAATATATTGAATTTTATCATGGTGCCGGAGTGCAGCATGTTGCTATTGCTACTGATGATATTATTACAACGGTAACGGAATTGCGAAATAGGGGAGTGGAGTTCTTACATGTACCTGAGGTTTATTATGAAGAGGTTTGGGATCGTGTTGGAAAAATTAACGAAGATGTTGCTACCATTAAGAAACTGAATATTTTAGTTGATCGTGATGATGAGGGCTATCTGCTCCAGTTATTTACCAAGCCGGTTCAGGACAGACCAACAGTATTTTTTGAAATCATTCAGCGTTGTGGCGCTAAATCTTTCGGAAAGGGAAACTTCAAAGCTCTTTTTGAAGCCATAGAGCGCGAACAGGCATTGAGAGGGAATTTGTAA
- the recR gene encoding recombination mediator RecR — translation MEQYPSRLLEEAVNELSRLPGIGRKGALRLALHLLKQNPADVERLGNAVIQLRSSVVYCQQCHNISENTLCAICANPRRDNSVICVVQDIRDVMAIENTAQFNGMYHVLGGIISPMDGIGPSQLNINSLVEKTANGIINEVIMALSATMEGDTTVFYISKRLKDTEVKISILARGVAIGGELEFADEVTLGRSLINRVPYENTLVK, via the coding sequence GTGGAGCAATATCCGTCACGTTTATTGGAAGAGGCAGTTAACGAACTATCGCGCCTGCCCGGAATCGGTCGTAAAGGTGCATTGCGCCTTGCATTGCATTTACTTAAACAAAATCCTGCTGATGTGGAGCGTTTGGGTAATGCTGTAATACAACTACGTTCATCGGTGGTTTACTGCCAACAATGTCATAATATTTCTGAAAATACTTTATGTGCCATCTGTGCAAATCCAAGAAGGGATAACAGTGTAATTTGTGTTGTGCAGGATATTCGGGATGTTATGGCAATTGAAAACACAGCACAATTTAATGGCATGTATCATGTACTTGGGGGCATTATTTCTCCAATGGATGGTATTGGTCCTTCGCAACTGAATATTAATTCGTTGGTTGAAAAAACTGCTAATGGAATAATAAATGAAGTAATAATGGCACTTAGTGCCACCATGGAAGGTGACACAACTGTGTTTTATATCTCCAAAAGATTAAAGGACACGGAAGTTAAAATATCAATACTTGCACGAGGTGTAGCCATTGGGGGCGAATTGGAATTTGCCGATGAGGTTACGCTCGGCCGCTCATTGATTAACCGCGTGCCGTATGAAAATACGTTGGTAAAGTAA
- a CDS encoding sodium:solute symporter, whose translation MSPVLILSVVLVYTILLFAITFYTSRNADNQSYFVGNRSSRWYVVAYGMIGASLSGVTFMSVPGDVGTGNFSYFQMVLGYLLGYAVIAFVLLPVYYRMNLTSIYTYLKSRLGEKTYKTGAFFFILSRVVGASFRMYIVVYVLQLFIFQAWGVPFWVTVLVFVLLILSYTFKGGVKTIVWTDSLQTTFMLLSLFISVYLIAKDLDFSFGDVLSSIKSSPYSDIFVWDWKSKVFFPKHFFGGMFIAIAMTGLDQEMMQKNISCRNVGESQKNMMTFSIILVFVNFIFLCLGALLYIFIQNQGIVIPERTTDDLFPTIAMHYLGNFSAICFIIGLISAAYPSADGALTALTASVCIDFLGFEEGKYNEVQKTRIRKSVHIIFGAVLLGVIVLFHAINDQAVIRQIFRAANYTYGPLLGLFAFGILTKRNVIDKAVPVIGILSPVICYIVDVNTVQWFGGYKFGNELIILNGGITFLGLLLLTKNKTATQL comes from the coding sequence TTGAGTCCTGTATTAATTTTATCAGTGGTTTTGGTTTATACCATTCTACTGTTTGCTATTACATTTTACACTTCTCGTAATGCCGACAATCAGAGTTATTTTGTTGGCAACAGAAGTTCACGATGGTATGTTGTTGCTTATGGGATGATAGGCGCTTCATTATCTGGTGTTACATTTATGTCTGTGCCTGGTGATGTAGGAACAGGAAATTTCTCTTACTTTCAAATGGTACTTGGCTATCTGTTAGGCTATGCTGTAATTGCTTTTGTCTTACTGCCTGTTTATTACCGCATGAATTTGACTTCAATTTACACCTATCTGAAGTCGAGACTTGGAGAGAAAACTTATAAAACAGGTGCATTCTTCTTTATTCTTTCGCGAGTTGTTGGTGCTTCTTTCAGAATGTATATTGTGGTATATGTATTGCAGCTTTTTATTTTTCAGGCCTGGGGTGTTCCATTTTGGGTAACTGTCCTGGTTTTTGTCTTGCTGATACTTTCATACACGTTTAAAGGTGGTGTAAAAACTATTGTATGGACAGATTCATTGCAAACAACTTTTATGTTGCTTTCGCTTTTCATCTCTGTATATCTTATAGCCAAAGATCTTGATTTTAGTTTTGGTGATGTACTTTCTTCAATTAAATCAAGCCCATATTCAGATATTTTTGTTTGGGACTGGAAGTCGAAAGTGTTCTTTCCAAAACATTTTTTTGGAGGTATGTTTATTGCCATTGCTATGACAGGGCTTGATCAGGAAATGATGCAGAAAAATATCAGTTGCAGAAATGTTGGTGAGTCGCAAAAAAATATGATGACATTTAGTATCATTTTAGTTTTTGTGAACTTTATTTTCCTGTGTCTTGGTGCTTTGTTGTATATTTTTATTCAGAATCAGGGTATTGTTATTCCCGAACGCACAACAGATGATTTGTTCCCTACAATTGCAATGCATTATTTGGGCAACTTTTCAGCGATATGCTTTATCATAGGTCTCATTTCTGCGGCTTACCCTAGTGCCGATGGTGCTCTTACTGCTCTTACGGCTTCTGTTTGTATAGATTTTCTTGGCTTTGAAGAAGGTAAATACAATGAAGTGCAAAAAACAAGAATCAGAAAAAGTGTGCATATTATTTTTGGTGCTGTATTACTTGGTGTTATTGTTTTGTTTCATGCCATAAATGATCAGGCTGTGATACGTCAGATATTCAGAGCTGCCAATTACACCTATGGCCCGTTGCTCGGCCTTTTTGCTTTTGGAATTCTTACCAAAAGAAATGTAATTGATAAGGCAGTACCTGTAATTGGAATATTGTCACCTGTAATCTGTTATATCGTTGATGTCAACACAGTTCAGTGGTTTGGTGGATATAAATTCGGGAATGAGTTAATTATTCTTAATGGGGGCATCACCTTTTTGGGCTTACTTTTGTTAACCAAAAATAAAACCGCAACACAATTGTAA
- a CDS encoding FAD-linked oxidase C-terminal domain-containing protein: MENLKQNSDGKSYNVVTEEILEKLKAICGEKFVASDDESCTTYGSDETEDLFFKPEVVVKPADAKQISAVLKLANKYFIPVTPRGAGTGLSGGALPVHGGIIIATERMNKIIDIDEKNLQCTVETGVINQHLRDAVEAKGLFYPPDPASRGSCFIGGNLAECSGGPKAVKYGVTKDYVLNCEVVLPTGEIIWTGANVLKNSTGYNLTQLLIGSEGTLGIITKVVLKLVPLPTETLLMLIPFRSAEKACEAVSAVFRAGITPSAMEFMERDAITFVMKFTDVKVPLKDDHVAHLLIEVDGNNKEVLFKDCEKISEVMYQHDCDEVMFADSAQQKADLWRARRAVGEAVKSHSVYKEEDTVVPRAKLPVLLAGVKKIGSKYGFRSVCYGHAGDGNLHVNIIKDGMTDEEWNQKLPLGIHEIFELCVSLNGTISGEHGIGWVQKKYMAIRFSEVEIALQKGIKKLFDPNNILNPSKIFT; encoded by the coding sequence ATGGAAAATCTGAAACAGAATAGTGATGGCAAGTCGTATAATGTTGTCACAGAAGAAATACTTGAAAAACTAAAGGCTATTTGTGGTGAAAAGTTTGTTGCCAGTGATGATGAATCATGCACAACGTATGGCAGTGACGAAACCGAAGATTTGTTTTTTAAGCCTGAAGTAGTAGTAAAGCCGGCTGATGCCAAACAAATTTCAGCAGTTTTGAAACTTGCTAATAAGTATTTTATTCCTGTCACACCACGAGGTGCAGGCACCGGTTTAAGCGGTGGTGCACTACCTGTACATGGCGGTATTATTATAGCAACCGAGAGGATGAATAAAATTATTGACATTGATGAAAAAAATCTTCAATGCACTGTCGAAACGGGTGTAATTAATCAACATTTACGCGATGCTGTAGAAGCCAAAGGATTGTTTTATCCTCCGGACCCGGCCAGCAGAGGCAGCTGTTTCATTGGAGGAAATCTTGCAGAATGTAGTGGCGGACCAAAAGCGGTGAAATATGGAGTTACTAAAGATTATGTACTGAATTGTGAGGTAGTGCTTCCAACCGGTGAAATAATTTGGACCGGTGCTAATGTGCTGAAAAATTCAACGGGATATAATCTGACTCAGTTATTGATAGGTAGTGAAGGAACTTTAGGTATTATAACAAAAGTGGTGTTAAAGTTAGTGCCATTACCAACAGAAACGTTGTTGATGTTAATCCCTTTTCGTTCTGCCGAAAAAGCATGTGAAGCAGTTTCAGCAGTATTCAGAGCAGGAATTACACCATCTGCAATGGAGTTTATGGAGCGTGATGCCATAACGTTTGTGATGAAATTTACAGATGTGAAAGTTCCGCTTAAAGATGATCATGTTGCACATTTATTGATTGAAGTTGATGGCAACAACAAAGAGGTTTTATTTAAGGACTGCGAAAAAATTTCGGAAGTCATGTATCAGCACGATTGTGATGAAGTAATGTTTGCAGACAGCGCTCAACAAAAAGCAGACCTGTGGCGTGCAAGACGTGCTGTAGGCGAAGCCGTAAAGTCGCATTCTGTCTATAAAGAAGAAGATACTGTTGTGCCTCGCGCTAAATTGCCTGTGTTGCTTGCAGGTGTAAAAAAGATTGGGAGCAAATATGGTTTTCGCAGTGTTTGCTATGGTCATGCCGGAGATGGAAATCTGCATGTGAATATTATTAAAGATGGCATGACTGATGAAGAGTGGAATCAAAAATTACCTCTGGGTATTCATGAAATCTTTGAACTTTGTGTTTCACTGAACGGAACTATTTCCGGTGAGCATGGTATAGGATGGGTACAAAAAAAATATATGGCTATTCGTTTTTCAGAAGTTGAAATTGCGCTTCAAAAAGGAATTAAAAAACTCTTTGACCCCAATAATATTTTAAATCCTTCAAAAATATTTACCTGA
- a CDS encoding UvrD-helicase domain-containing protein, with the protein MSNYLNELNPSQRDAVACMNGPSMIIAGAGSGKTRVLTYRIIHMINNQVDPFNILSLTFTNKAAREMKNRIMEKVGHDALNLWMGTFHSVFARILRIEAEKIGFPANFTIYDSDDSKSLMKKIINEQNLDDKTYKPSLVLNRISSAKNNLFSVGDYVNHSELTNEDKMSGKPKIGMLYEIYQKRLKQSDAMDFDDLLFNTYLLLKNHPDALSKYQNKFKYIMVDEFQDTNYAQYIIVRKLAAANENICVVGDDAQSIYAFRGANIQNILNFEKDYPDLKTFKLEQNYRSTKTIVSAANNVIANNRNQLKKDIWTENTGGEKIRLLRALSDNEEGAQVAQAIFEDKMNLHFKNKDIAILYRTNAQSRSLEEALRKLNIPYRIFGGLSFYKRKEIKDLLAYFRLTINPYDEEALDRIYNYPTRGIGKTTYEKLVVLADARTCTLWDVMQDINDREIDIASGTKTKINEFVTMLESFSVLAKTQNAFDVASHIAQSSGLLKELFNDKSAEGVSQYEHIQELLAGIKEFSDGAQTPLEAPSSELAQSEIRLLSEYMQDIALLTDAETDDNNDDKISLMTIHQAKGLEFKEVFVTGLEENLFPSQLAVNSRDELEEERRLFYVAITRAEKRLTLSYAKTRYRWGTLTGCEPSRFLEEINPEFLDTLPVSDTKMSPSAIRQGNGIPSFSTNSFTKNNLKPVVKKPVARQTDPKLFENFIPDDPKRIEIGMSVLHQRFGKGKVMQLEGNLPDMKATVNFEGEGQKQLLLKYARLKIVE; encoded by the coding sequence ATGAGTAATTATTTAAATGAATTAAATCCATCGCAGCGTGACGCTGTTGCGTGCATGAATGGACCAAGTATGATTATTGCAGGAGCAGGTTCGGGAAAAACCAGAGTGCTTACTTACAGAATCATTCACATGATAAACAATCAGGTTGACCCATTTAATATCCTGTCCTTGACTTTTACAAATAAAGCTGCCCGGGAAATGAAAAACCGAATCATGGAAAAAGTTGGTCATGATGCTTTAAATCTCTGGATGGGCACTTTTCACTCTGTTTTTGCACGTATTTTAAGAATTGAGGCTGAGAAAATAGGCTTCCCGGCAAATTTTACTATTTATGATTCTGATGATTCAAAAAGTTTGATGAAAAAAATTATCAATGAGCAGAACCTTGATGATAAAACCTATAAGCCTTCTTTGGTACTCAACAGAATTTCGTCAGCAAAAAATAATTTGTTTTCTGTAGGTGATTATGTAAATCATTCCGAACTGACCAATGAAGATAAAATGTCGGGTAAGCCAAAAATAGGTATGCTTTATGAAATTTATCAAAAACGATTGAAGCAGTCTGATGCCATGGATTTTGATGATTTATTATTTAACACCTATCTACTTCTGAAAAATCACCCTGACGCATTGTCGAAGTATCAGAATAAATTTAAATATATAATGGTTGATGAGTTTCAGGATACTAACTATGCACAGTACATTATTGTCAGAAAACTGGCAGCCGCAAATGAAAACATTTGCGTAGTGGGTGATGATGCACAAAGCATCTATGCTTTCAGAGGAGCAAACATTCAAAACATTCTCAATTTCGAAAAAGACTATCCGGATTTAAAGACATTTAAATTGGAGCAGAACTACAGAAGTACAAAAACTATTGTAAGTGCTGCCAACAACGTGATTGCCAACAACAGAAATCAGCTTAAAAAAGACATTTGGACAGAAAATACCGGAGGCGAAAAAATAAGATTACTACGTGCCTTGAGTGACAATGAGGAAGGCGCTCAGGTGGCACAGGCAATATTTGAAGACAAGATGAATCTTCATTTTAAAAATAAAGACATCGCCATTCTCTATCGCACAAATGCACAATCGCGTAGTTTGGAAGAAGCACTTCGAAAATTAAATATTCCTTACCGCATTTTTGGTGGCTTGTCATTTTATAAACGAAAAGAAATTAAAGACTTGCTTGCCTATTTCCGTCTTACCATTAACCCTTATGACGAGGAAGCACTCGACAGAATATACAACTACCCTACACGAGGCATTGGTAAAACTACTTATGAAAAGCTTGTAGTTCTTGCTGACGCACGTACATGCACTTTATGGGATGTGATGCAAGATATAAACGACCGTGAAATTGATATCGCATCAGGAACAAAAACAAAAATCAATGAATTTGTTACCATGCTGGAAAGTTTTTCTGTATTAGCAAAAACTCAAAATGCTTTTGATGTGGCAAGTCATATTGCACAATCAAGTGGATTGCTGAAAGAGTTGTTTAATGATAAATCTGCAGAAGGAGTCAGTCAATACGAACATATTCAGGAGTTGCTTGCCGGCATAAAAGAGTTTAGTGACGGTGCACAGACACCGCTGGAAGCACCATCATCAGAACTGGCGCAATCAGAAATAAGATTGCTGAGTGAATATATGCAAGACATTGCCTTACTCACCGATGCAGAAACTGATGATAATAATGACGACAAAATTTCTTTGATGACCATTCATCAGGCCAAGGGGCTGGAGTTTAAAGAAGTTTTTGTTACGGGGCTTGAAGAAAATCTATTCCCTTCGCAGTTGGCTGTTAACTCGCGTGATGAATTAGAAGAAGAAAGGCGTTTATTTTATGTTGCCATTACCAGAGCAGAAAAGCGTCTGACGCTAAGTTATGCAAAGACACGTTATCGTTGGGGGACATTAACAGGCTGCGAACCCAGTCGCTTTCTTGAAGAAATTAATCCGGAGTTTTTAGATACATTACCGGTTAGTGACACTAAGATGTCTCCTTCAGCAATAAGACAAGGCAATGGCATCCCTAGTTTCAGCACTAATAGTTTTACTAAAAACAATCTTAAGCCTGTGGTTAAAAAACCTGTTGCCAGGCAAACCGATCCGAAACTGTTTGAAAATTTTATTCCTGACGATCCAAAAAGAATAGAAATTGGTATGAGTGTATTACATCAACGATTTGGCAAAGGAAAAGTGATGCAGTTGGAAGGCAATCTGCCTGACATGAAAGCTACCGTAAATTTTGAAGGTGAAGGTCAAAAACAATTGCTTTTGAAATATGCACGACTGAAAATTGTTGAATAA